A segment of the Halococcus agarilyticus genome:
CCTCGCGATGGAGATGGCGGGGATGCACGGCACGGGCTACGCGAACATGGCGATCACTCACTGCGACGCGATGTTCGCGGTCGGCACCCGCTTCGACGACCGGCTCACTGGTGGGGTCGAGACGTTCGCGCCGGAGGCCGAGATCGTCCACGCCGACATCGATCCCGCGGAGATCAGCAAGAACGTCCACGCCGACTACCCGCTGCTCGGCGACGCCGGCACGGTGCTCGACCAGGTCCACGACGCGCTCGCCGAGGAGCGCGCGGCGGACATGTCGGCGACCGGCGAGCGCTGGCAGGAGTGGCGCGAGCAGTGTCGGGACTGGAAGGACGAGTACCCGATGGACTACGCCGCGCCGGACGACGCACCCCTCAAACCACAGTTCGTGGTCGAGGCCGTGGACGCGGCGACGGCCGACGACACGATCGTGACGACCGGCGTCGGCCAGCACCAGATGTGGGCGGTCCAGTACTGGACGTACACCGAGCCCCGGACGTGGGTCTCCTCGCACGGCCTCGGGACGATGGGATACGGGCTACCCTCGGCCATCGGTGCGCGCTTCGCGGCCGACGACGACCAGTCGGTCGTCTGTTTCGACGGCGACGGCTCCTTCCTGATGACGCTCCAGGAGCTCGTGGTCGCGGTGCGCGAGGACCTCGACATCGTAGTGATAATCCTGAACAACGAGGCGGTCGGGATGGTGCGCCAGTGGCAGGACGGGTTCTTCGAGGGCCGACGGATGGCCTCGGAGTACCCGTGGGTGCCCGACTTCGCGACGCTCGCCGAGGCGTTCGGCGCGCGCGGGTACACCATCGAGGACGAAAGCGAGGTCGAGGACGTCGTGAGCGAGGCGCTCGCGGACGACGGGCCGTCGGTCGTCGACGCCCACATCGATCCCACGGAGAACGTCTACCCGATGGTGCCGAGCGGCGGCGCGAACGGCGAGTTCGTCCTCGCGGAGGACCAACTATGACCGAGGGACTCCAGGGCCCCGCGCCCGACGAGCGGCCACAGCCATCGGGGCGGCGCAACGCCCAGGGCATCCGGATCGATCCCGCGGTCGCGGCCGAACCCGAATCGCGGCGGACAGTTCTATCGGCGCTGGTCGAGAACGAGCCGGGTGTGCTCGCGAAGATCTCCGGGCTCGTCTCGCGCCGGCAGTTCAACATCGAGTCCCTCACCGTGGGAACGACCACGAACCCCGCAACCTCCCGGGTCACGCTGGTGATCGAGGAGCCCGAACCGGGCGTTCGCCAGGTCGAAA
Coding sequences within it:
- the ilvB gene encoding biosynthetic-type acetolactate synthase large subunit, whose product is MAEEVAAEDTSTEAASPEDGADARPVTTGSESVVRALERAGVEHLFGVQGGAIMPVYDALYDSAMDHVTMAHEQGAAHAADAYGIVSGDPGVCLATSGPGATNLVTGLADASLDSDPMIALTGQVPTAMVGSDAFQEADTTGITSPVTKENYFASDADTVGDAVGEAFALADEGRQGPTLVDLPKDVTNGATEQEPAAGRTPETYDPPERAEREAVAAAATAIASAERPVILAGGGVIKAEACDELRKFATEYGVPVVTTMPAVGAFPEDHDLAMEMAGMHGTGYANMAITHCDAMFAVGTRFDDRLTGGVETFAPEAEIVHADIDPAEISKNVHADYPLLGDAGTVLDQVHDALAEERAADMSATGERWQEWREQCRDWKDEYPMDYAAPDDAPLKPQFVVEAVDAATADDTIVTTGVGQHQMWAVQYWTYTEPRTWVSSHGLGTMGYGLPSAIGARFAADDDQSVVCFDGDGSFLMTLQELVVAVREDLDIVVIILNNEAVGMVRQWQDGFFEGRRMASEYPWVPDFATLAEAFGARGYTIEDESEVEDVVSEALADDGPSVVDAHIDPTENVYPMVPSGGANGEFVLAEDQL